Proteins from one Podospora pseudoanserina strain CBS 124.78 chromosome 1, whole genome shotgun sequence genomic window:
- a CDS encoding hypothetical protein (EggNog:ENOG503NVTX), producing MADLLAGGGPTTTNGNGGATTRPTAPPTQAGSPQQVIRGPRMIMRERAEREARQRAEREQMERARAEEEARLLEESRRRAAERRAPVAGAAPEISHTPSDPASQRRQQRAQEASGHTRMPSSSLAQQQPSAIPPPLRPRNAQTPQNFSSTPQPGAGAAPSQPGVDSTSQAMGSTRVKNSFPHAFERWEALSAHWEGMTSFWLRRLQENTDEAERNPISSQLSRQVADLSAAGANLFHAVVELQRLRASSERKFQRWFYETRSAEERHQEVNATLHAQLEQEQQRRIEAADNAAKYEAENAKLQKLVTEMRRELLISKEEARRAWEELGRREQEERERVAALQQGAPTTVGGVPVVVMTQSVPSREPSRHQRSQSQQTADTSEYIAAQGPQYPDYAQSTTSQPRASSPDNHPGYFVPTNEPPRQAQYAAESEAGYDEDDYDETPTSQAEQTNYPPSSSQWAGTYTGQPDYSGQSFAAPGWEQMPRHHHPTRLSDVLEEDERSRTSASQVSRA from the exons ATGGCCGATCTTCTTGCTGGCGGTGgccctaccaccaccaatggcAATGGTGGTGCGACCACGCGACCAACAGCGCCTCCAACCCAAGCTGGATCCCCTCAGCAAGTAATTCGTGGCCCTAGGATGATCATGCGAGAGCGTGCCGAGCGCGAAGCGAGACAGAGAGCCGAACGGGAGCAGATGGAGCGCGCTCGtgctgaagaagaggctCGTTTGCTTGAAGAGTCTCGGCGACGTGCTGCTGAGCGCAGAGCTCCCGTTGCTGGCGCTGCTCCAGAGATCAGCCACACCCCCAGTGACCCAGCTTCTCAGCGACGACAACAGCGTGCCCAGGAAGCCAGTGGCCACACCCGgatgccatcatcatccttggcccagcagcaaccctcTGCTATCCCACCTCCACTGAGACCTAGAAATGCTCAGACCCCGCAGAACTTTAGCTCTACGCCCCAGCCGGGTGCCGGAGCAGCCCCATCGCAACCTGGCGTGGACTCGACATCACAAGCCATGGGCTCCACTCGGGTTAAGAATTCGTTTCCTCATGCTTTTGAGCGCTGGGAGGCCCTGTCTGCGCACTGGGAAGGTATGACCAGCTTTTGGTTGCGCAGGCTTCAGGAAAATACAGATGAGGCTGAGCGAAACCCAATATCGTCTCAGCTCTCTCGTCAAGTTGCAGACTTGTCGGCTGCAGGCGCCAATCTCTTCCATGCCGTTGTCGAACTGCAGAGACTGCGTGCCAGTTCTGAGAGGAAGTTTCAACGTTGGTTTTACGAAACTCGTTCTGCTGAAGAGCGTCATCAGGAAGTCAATGCTACCCTGCACGCTCAACTTGAGCAGGAGCAACAGCGACGAATTGAGGCTGCTGACAATGCGGCGAAATACGAAGCTGAGAACGCCAAGCTTCAGAAATTGGTTACCGAAATGCGACGCGAATTGCTCATCTCCAAGGAAGAAGCCCGCCGGGCGTGGGAGGAGCTTGGTCGCCGCGAACAGGAAGAGCGTGAGCGTGTCGCTGCTTTGCAGCAAGGCGCTCCAACCACTGTTGGGGGTGTGCCCGTTGTCGTGATGACTCAAAGTGTCCCGAGCCGTGAGCCAAGCCGTCACCAGCGTTCGCAAAGCCAGCAAACCGCCGACACTTCGGAATACATCGCTGCCCAAGGGCCTCAATACCCCGACTATGCTCAATCCACGACTTCTCAACCTCGCGCTTCTTCACCGGACAACCACCCAGGATATTTCGTTCCGACCAAtgaacctcctcgccaagctcAGTATGCTGCCGAGTCTGAAGCTGGTTACGACGAAG ATGATTATGATGAAACCCCGACTTCTCAAGCTGAACAGACAAATTACCCACCGTCCAGTTCCCAGTGGGCAGGCACGTACACTGGACAACCCGACTATTCAGGACAAAGTTTTGCGGCTCCCGGTTGGGAACAAATGcctcgacaccaccatccaactCGGCTCAGTGACGTTCTAGAGGAAGACGAGCGCAGTCGGACATCGGCGAGCCAAGTCAGTCGAGCCTGA